A window of the Lactuca sativa cultivar Salinas chromosome 7, Lsat_Salinas_v11, whole genome shotgun sequence genome harbors these coding sequences:
- the LOC111903992 gene encoding NAC transcription factor 56 isoform X2, protein MESTDSSTCSQYPNLPPGFRFHPTDEELVVHYLKKKASSIPLPVAIIAEVDLYKFDPWELPTTSGYWKATGTDKPILSSRGDQKVGVKKALVFYGGKPPKGIKTNWIMHEYRLVDHASFKSPIINLSNKKGSLRLDEWVLCRIYKKNNASRLAERDSDNDYMENIIASKTTNSSGLTENNQETYFEIFNINEDGSRIRQSNSISKFDSTSSSMKSGVSSLILNNGKRSFPTTHYWNLESSEKRFHSDDDMNGMMDGNGSFISLMNPVQQGIGGFHPNTVLGSIGDSTLPYQLSSLNWT, encoded by the exons ATGGAAAGCACCGATTCATCCACATGTTCACAATACCCAAATCTCCCCCCGGGCTTTCGGTTTCACCCAACAGACGAAGAACTAGTAGTTCATTACTTAAAGAAGAAAGCTTCATCAATCCCTTTGCCTGTTGCAATCATAGCAGAAGTTGATCTTTACAAGTTTGATCCATGGGAGCTACCAA CAACTTCAGGGTATTGGAAAGCTACTGGAACTGATAAGCCAATCTTGTCTTCAAGAGGAGATCAAAAGGTTGGAGTTAAAAAGGCTCTGGTTTTCTATGGTGGAAAGCCCCCGAAAGGGATTAAAACCAATTGGATCATGCATGAATATCGACTTGTTGATCATGCTTCTTTCAAGTCTCCCATCatcaatttatcaaacaaaaAGGGCTCTTTACGG CTTGATGAATGGGTTTTATGTCGTATATATAAGAAGAACAATGCAAGTAGACTGGCGGAAAGAGATTCAGATAACGATTATATGGAAAACATTATTGCTTCAAAGACTACAAACTCCAGCGGTCTAACAGAAAACAATCAAGAAACGTATTTTGAAATCTTTAACATTAATGAAGATGGATCAAGAATTCGACAAAGCAACTCTATATCCAAATTTGATTCTACAAGTTCTTCAATGAAATCGGGGGTTTCTTCGCTGATTTTGAATAATGGGAAACGCTCATTCCCAACTACTCACTATTGGAATCTTGAGTCCTCCGAGAAAAGGTTTCATTCCGATGATGACATGAATGGAATGATGGATGGAAATGGTTCCTTCATATCTTTGATGAATCCAGTTCAACAAGGGATTGGTGGATTCCATCCAAATACAGTACTTGGTTCAATTGGTGATTCTACTTTGCCATATCAGCTTTCTTCCTTAAACTGGACCTAa
- the LOC111903992 gene encoding NAC transcription factor 56 isoform X1, which yields MESTDSSTCSQYPNLPPGFRFHPTDEELVVHYLKKKASSIPLPVAIIAEVDLYKFDPWELPSKATFGDQEWYFFSPRDRKYPNGMRPNRAATSGYWKATGTDKPILSSRGDQKVGVKKALVFYGGKPPKGIKTNWIMHEYRLVDHASFKSPIINLSNKKGSLRLDEWVLCRIYKKNNASRLAERDSDNDYMENIIASKTTNSSGLTENNQETYFEIFNINEDGSRIRQSNSISKFDSTSSSMKSGVSSLILNNGKRSFPTTHYWNLESSEKRFHSDDDMNGMMDGNGSFISLMNPVQQGIGGFHPNTVLGSIGDSTLPYQLSSLNWT from the exons ATGGAAAGCACCGATTCATCCACATGTTCACAATACCCAAATCTCCCCCCGGGCTTTCGGTTTCACCCAACAGACGAAGAACTAGTAGTTCATTACTTAAAGAAGAAAGCTTCATCAATCCCTTTGCCTGTTGCAATCATAGCAGAAGTTGATCTTTACAAGTTTGATCCATGGGAGCTACCAA gtaAAGCTACGTTTGGTGATCAAGAATGGTATTTTTTCAGTCCAAGAGATAGAAAATACCCTAATGGAATGAGACCTAATCGTGCAGCAACTTCAGGGTATTGGAAAGCTACTGGAACTGATAAGCCAATCTTGTCTTCAAGAGGAGATCAAAAGGTTGGAGTTAAAAAGGCTCTGGTTTTCTATGGTGGAAAGCCCCCGAAAGGGATTAAAACCAATTGGATCATGCATGAATATCGACTTGTTGATCATGCTTCTTTCAAGTCTCCCATCatcaatttatcaaacaaaaAGGGCTCTTTACGG CTTGATGAATGGGTTTTATGTCGTATATATAAGAAGAACAATGCAAGTAGACTGGCGGAAAGAGATTCAGATAACGATTATATGGAAAACATTATTGCTTCAAAGACTACAAACTCCAGCGGTCTAACAGAAAACAATCAAGAAACGTATTTTGAAATCTTTAACATTAATGAAGATGGATCAAGAATTCGACAAAGCAACTCTATATCCAAATTTGATTCTACAAGTTCTTCAATGAAATCGGGGGTTTCTTCGCTGATTTTGAATAATGGGAAACGCTCATTCCCAACTACTCACTATTGGAATCTTGAGTCCTCCGAGAAAAGGTTTCATTCCGATGATGACATGAATGGAATGATGGATGGAAATGGTTCCTTCATATCTTTGATGAATCCAGTTCAACAAGGGATTGGTGGATTCCATCCAAATACAGTACTTGGTTCAATTGGTGATTCTACTTTGCCATATCAGCTTTCTTCCTTAAACTGGACCTAa